In Scomber japonicus isolate fScoJap1 chromosome 19, fScoJap1.pri, whole genome shotgun sequence, a single genomic region encodes these proteins:
- the gadd45gb.1 gene encoding growth arrest and DNA-damage-inducible, gamma b, tandem duplicate 1, translating into MTLEEVLIQKPTERAQCTGKALEEVLVTAKDNDSITVGVYECAKVMNLDPDSVSFCVLAVDEEYECDIALQIHFTLIQSFCFDNDISIVRVSDVQRLAEIVGDKAEQLEDAHCVLITNPAEGSWEDPTLEKLHLFCEESRRLNDWVPEISLPGR; encoded by the exons atgacTCTTGAGGAAGTTCTGATCCAGAAGCCCACCGAGCGTGCTCAGTGCACCGGTAAAGCCCTGGAGGAGGTCCTGGTGACCGCTAAAGACAACGACTCCATCACCGTCGGTGTCTACGAGTGCGCAAAAGTTATGAATCT TGATCCGGACAGCGTGTCTTTCTGCGTCCTGGCCGTGGATGAGGAGTATGAGTGTGACATCGCTCTCCAGATCCACTTCACCCTCATCCAGTCCTTCTGCTTCGACAACGACATCAGCATCGTCAGAGTGAGCGACGTGCAGCGTCTGGCTGAGATAGTTGGAGACAAGGCGGAGCAGCTTGAAGATGCTCACTGCGTCCTCATCACG AACCCAGCTGAAGGGTCTTGGGAGGATCCCACTCTGGAGAAGCTGCACCTGTTCTGTGAGGAGAGCCGGCGTCTGAACGACTGGGTTCCTGAGATCAGCCTGCCCGGCCGTTGA
- the ghrb gene encoding growth hormone receptor b isoform X1 gives MFPPQFNSMAAALTMLLFVFHIFTVSALQTASGQDSSQRSPHLTSCVSNNMETFYCRWDVGTFQNLSELGDVRLFYMNKKRPNAPPTEEWSECPHYSTDRSNECFFNENYTTIWTCYSVQLRSRDQAVLYDEDLFYIQDIVQPDPPFGLNWTLLNISVTSAFYDIMLSWKPPQSADVEMGWMRLQYEVQHRSVDSDRWEVVDPVKSTQRTLYGLQTNVDHEVRVRCKMLGGKDYGEFSDSVFIHIPSKVSRFPVAALLIFGALCLVAILMLVIISQQEKLMVILLPPVPGPKIRGIDTELLKKGKLRELVSILGGPPDLRSELYNNDPWVEFIDLDIEEQNDRLTDLDTDCLMERSLSSNCSPLSIGFRDDDSGRASCCDPDLPSDAEAPPFHALIPCEIVSENQSSPASSEPSSPIQSPTTGDPPLVAPVREALYTQVSEVRSSGKVLLSPEEQTETEKTTCKDTEKDVIVEKEKEREKEKEEIRLLVVNADHGGYTSELNAAKISPRSSKDLGEPYQTGENLTPVQSPLSGDYQRPYHESDNNPVSPFPPAPVYTVVEGVDKQNSLLLTPNSTPAPQLIITKTMPTPDGYLTPDLLGNITP, from the exons ATGTTCCCTCCACAGTTCAACAGTATGGCTGCTGCTCTCACCATGCTCCTCTTCGTCTTTCACATCTTCACTGTTTCAGCACTGCAAACAGCGTCTGGACAAG ACTCCTCGCAGAGAAGCCCGCACCTCACTAGCTGCGTGTCCAATAACATGGAGACTTTCTACTGCAGATGGGATGTCGGCACTTTCCAGAACCTGTCCGAGCTGGGCGATGTTCGCTTATTCTACATGAACAAAAA GCGCCCCAATGCACCTCCTACAGAGGAATGGAGTGAGTGTCCTCATTACAGCACAGACAGGTCAAACGAGTGCTTCTTCAATGAAAACTATACAACCATCTGGACATGTTACAGTGTCCAGCTCCGCTCAAGGGATCAAGCCGTCCTGTATGACGAGGACCTCTTCTACATCCAAGACATTG TGCAACCAGATCCACCATTCGGACTGAACTGGACTCTGCTGAATATAAGCGTGACCAGCGCGTTCTATGACATAATGCTGAGCTGGAAGCCACCTCAGTCTGCAGACGTGGAGATGGGATGGATGAGACTGCAGTACGAGGTCCAGCACCGCAGCGTTGACTCTGACCGCTGGGAAGTG GTGGACCCTGTGAAAAGCACACAGCGCACCCTGTATGGGCTTCAAACTAATGTTGATCATGAGGTTCGGGTCCGGTGCAAAATGCTTGGCGGAAAAGACTATGGAGAATTCAGTGACTCTGTATTCATCCACATCCCCTCTAAAG TGTCAAGATTCCCTGTGGCAGCTTTACTCATCTTTGGTGCCTTGTGTTTAGTGGCCATCCTGATGTTGGTTATCATATCACAGCAGGAAAA GTTGATGGTTATTCTTTTGCCTCCTGTTCCTGGACCTAAAATAAGAGGAATTGACACTGAACTTCTCAAG AAAGGGAAGCTGAGGGAGTTGGTATCCATCCTGGGTGGCCCCCCTGATCTGAGATCGGAGCTATACAACAATGACCCATGGGTGGAATTTATCGATCTGGACATTGAGGAGCAGaatgacagactgacagacctGGATACGGATTGTCTAATGGAACGGTCCTTATCATCCAATTGCTCTCCCCTTTCCATTGGCTTCAGAGATGACGACTCAGGCCGCGCCAGCTGCTGCGACCCGGATCTACCCAGCGATGCGGAAGCACCACCTTTCCATGCTCTCATCCCATGTGAAATCGTTAGTGAGAACCAATCAAGCCCAGCATCTTCTGAACCAAGCTCTCCGATCCAAAGCCCTACCACTGGGGATCCTCCTTTGGTAGCCCCGGTGAGAGAGGCATTGTACACCCAGGTGAGCGAGGTGAGGTCATCTGGCAAGGTGCTGCTGTCACCTGAGGAACAGACTGAGACGGAGAAAACCACTTgcaaagacacagagaaagacgtcatagtggagaaggagaaggaaagagaaaaggagaaagaagagattCGGCTCTTGGTAGTGAATGCAGACCATGGAGGTTATACCTCAGAGCTCAACGCAGCGAAAATTAGCCCAAGATCCTCAAAGGACTTGGGAGAACCTTATCAGACAGGAGAAAACTTGACCCCAGTGCAGTCCCCGTTATCCGGGGACTACCAGAGGCCTTACCACGAATCAGACAACAACCCTGTGTCCCCTTTTCCTCCTGCTCCGGTCTACACTGTGGTAGAGGGCGTTGACAAACAGAACAGCCTCTTACTGACCCCAAACTcaacacctgcaccacagctgATAATAACGAAAACCATGCCGACACCAGACGGCtacctgacccctgaccttttGGGAAACATCACACCATAG
- the nim1kb gene encoding serine/threonine-protein kinase NIM1: protein MPSGQYHLTSPRLHHSRYSLTDSSDASPEDEEVAPPVRFTPLQKLTTDMCRDEKTIKDLIIGRRVGFYKVRGEIGYGTFSRVKLGFHALTKDKVALKILDRTRLDIQAQRLLSREITSMESVQHPNVVRLYEVVETPSRLFLVVEYAGGGDLHNRICNEGKLSDNTSKVTFAQVLSAIKYLHNNGIIHRDLKAENVLFTSSGCVKVADFGFSTRVSNRNDALDTFCGSPPYAAPELFRDESYLGPPVDVWAMGVLLFFMVTGTMPFRADTMGKLRHCIIEGSYTIPPWVPGPCQRLIKGIMKQAPGDRYAIDQMLGCDWLLHVEFPWSLVSHEPDNSLQSLLDSERELEDEEEQEEVRNALEELGFTQGHLQNNSLKDSRNPVTGVYRILLHQTQKRRGCDTLPVVRGMVRDPKREGLRAYRGLRHTSKFCVLS from the exons ATGCCAAGTGGTCAGTACCATTTGACGAGCCCAAGGCTCCACCACAGCCGCTACAGCCTGACAGACAGCTCTGATGCCAgcccagaagatgaagaagtagCTCCCCCTGTGCGCTTCACCCCCCTGCAGAAGCTCACCACGGACATGTGCAGGGACGAGAAGACCATCAAAGACCTGATTATAGGCCGCAGGGTGGGCTTCTACAAAGTGCGCGGGGAGATCGGCTATGGGACCTTCTCCAGGGTCAAACTGGGTTTTCACGCTCTGACGAAAG ACAAAGTGGCCCTGAAGATCCTGGACAGGACAAGGCTGGACATTCAGGCTCAGCGGCTGCTCTCCAGAGAGATCACCAGCATGGAGTCCGTGCAGCACCCTAACGTGGTCCGTCTGTACGAGGTGGTGGAGACGCCAAGCCGCCTCTTCCTGGTGGTGGAGTacgcaggaggaggagacctcCACAACAGGATCTGCAATGAGGGAAAACTGTCTGACAACACCAGCAAGGTCACGTTCGCCCAGGTCCTTTCTGCCATCAAATATTTG CACAACAACGGCATCATCCACCGTGACCTGAAGGCAGAGAACGTCCTGTTTACCAGCAGTGGCTGCGTGAAGGTGGCCGACTTTGGGTTCAGCACCAGGGTTTCAAACCGCAACGACGCCCTCGACACCTTCTGTGGCTCGCCGCCATACGCTGCCCCAGAACTCTTCAGAGACGAGTCCTACCTGGGGCCTCCGGTGGACGTGTGGGCCATGGGGGTCTTGCTCTTCTTCATGGTGACCGGCACCATGCCGTTCCGCGCTGACACCATGGGCAAGCTGCGGCACTGCATCATAGAAGGCTCCTACACCATCCCTCCCTGGGTGCCTGGCCCCTGCCAGAGGCTCATCAAGGGCATCATGAAGCAGGCCCCCGGCGACCGTTACGCCATCGATCAGATGCTGGGCTGCGACTGGCTCTTACATGTGGAGTTCCCCTGGTCGCTGGTGTCTCACGAACCAGACAACTCTCTGCAGAGCTTGCTGGATTCGGAGAGGGAGCTGGAGGacgaagaggaacaggaggaggtcAGGAACGCGCTGGAGGAGCTTGGCTTTACCCAAGGCCACCTACAAAACAATTCACTTAAAGATAGCCGCAACCCCGTCACTGGAGTTTATCGAATCCTGCTGCACCAAACGCAGAAGAGGAGGGGCTGCGACACCCTGCCTGTGGTCCGGGGGATGGTGAGGGACCCCAAAAGGGAGGGTCTCCGGGCCTACAGGGGCCTCAGACACACCTCCAAGTTTTGTGTGCTCTCATAA
- the ghrb gene encoding growth hormone receptor b isoform X2 translates to MAAALTMLLFVFHIFTVSALQTASGQDSSQRSPHLTSCVSNNMETFYCRWDVGTFQNLSELGDVRLFYMNKKRPNAPPTEEWSECPHYSTDRSNECFFNENYTTIWTCYSVQLRSRDQAVLYDEDLFYIQDIVQPDPPFGLNWTLLNISVTSAFYDIMLSWKPPQSADVEMGWMRLQYEVQHRSVDSDRWEVVDPVKSTQRTLYGLQTNVDHEVRVRCKMLGGKDYGEFSDSVFIHIPSKVSRFPVAALLIFGALCLVAILMLVIISQQEKLMVILLPPVPGPKIRGIDTELLKKGKLRELVSILGGPPDLRSELYNNDPWVEFIDLDIEEQNDRLTDLDTDCLMERSLSSNCSPLSIGFRDDDSGRASCCDPDLPSDAEAPPFHALIPCEIVSENQSSPASSEPSSPIQSPTTGDPPLVAPVREALYTQVSEVRSSGKVLLSPEEQTETEKTTCKDTEKDVIVEKEKEREKEKEEIRLLVVNADHGGYTSELNAAKISPRSSKDLGEPYQTGENLTPVQSPLSGDYQRPYHESDNNPVSPFPPAPVYTVVEGVDKQNSLLLTPNSTPAPQLIITKTMPTPDGYLTPDLLGNITP, encoded by the exons ATGGCTGCTGCTCTCACCATGCTCCTCTTCGTCTTTCACATCTTCACTGTTTCAGCACTGCAAACAGCGTCTGGACAAG ACTCCTCGCAGAGAAGCCCGCACCTCACTAGCTGCGTGTCCAATAACATGGAGACTTTCTACTGCAGATGGGATGTCGGCACTTTCCAGAACCTGTCCGAGCTGGGCGATGTTCGCTTATTCTACATGAACAAAAA GCGCCCCAATGCACCTCCTACAGAGGAATGGAGTGAGTGTCCTCATTACAGCACAGACAGGTCAAACGAGTGCTTCTTCAATGAAAACTATACAACCATCTGGACATGTTACAGTGTCCAGCTCCGCTCAAGGGATCAAGCCGTCCTGTATGACGAGGACCTCTTCTACATCCAAGACATTG TGCAACCAGATCCACCATTCGGACTGAACTGGACTCTGCTGAATATAAGCGTGACCAGCGCGTTCTATGACATAATGCTGAGCTGGAAGCCACCTCAGTCTGCAGACGTGGAGATGGGATGGATGAGACTGCAGTACGAGGTCCAGCACCGCAGCGTTGACTCTGACCGCTGGGAAGTG GTGGACCCTGTGAAAAGCACACAGCGCACCCTGTATGGGCTTCAAACTAATGTTGATCATGAGGTTCGGGTCCGGTGCAAAATGCTTGGCGGAAAAGACTATGGAGAATTCAGTGACTCTGTATTCATCCACATCCCCTCTAAAG TGTCAAGATTCCCTGTGGCAGCTTTACTCATCTTTGGTGCCTTGTGTTTAGTGGCCATCCTGATGTTGGTTATCATATCACAGCAGGAAAA GTTGATGGTTATTCTTTTGCCTCCTGTTCCTGGACCTAAAATAAGAGGAATTGACACTGAACTTCTCAAG AAAGGGAAGCTGAGGGAGTTGGTATCCATCCTGGGTGGCCCCCCTGATCTGAGATCGGAGCTATACAACAATGACCCATGGGTGGAATTTATCGATCTGGACATTGAGGAGCAGaatgacagactgacagacctGGATACGGATTGTCTAATGGAACGGTCCTTATCATCCAATTGCTCTCCCCTTTCCATTGGCTTCAGAGATGACGACTCAGGCCGCGCCAGCTGCTGCGACCCGGATCTACCCAGCGATGCGGAAGCACCACCTTTCCATGCTCTCATCCCATGTGAAATCGTTAGTGAGAACCAATCAAGCCCAGCATCTTCTGAACCAAGCTCTCCGATCCAAAGCCCTACCACTGGGGATCCTCCTTTGGTAGCCCCGGTGAGAGAGGCATTGTACACCCAGGTGAGCGAGGTGAGGTCATCTGGCAAGGTGCTGCTGTCACCTGAGGAACAGACTGAGACGGAGAAAACCACTTgcaaagacacagagaaagacgtcatagtggagaaggagaaggaaagagaaaaggagaaagaagagattCGGCTCTTGGTAGTGAATGCAGACCATGGAGGTTATACCTCAGAGCTCAACGCAGCGAAAATTAGCCCAAGATCCTCAAAGGACTTGGGAGAACCTTATCAGACAGGAGAAAACTTGACCCCAGTGCAGTCCCCGTTATCCGGGGACTACCAGAGGCCTTACCACGAATCAGACAACAACCCTGTGTCCCCTTTTCCTCCTGCTCCGGTCTACACTGTGGTAGAGGGCGTTGACAAACAGAACAGCCTCTTACTGACCCCAAACTcaacacctgcaccacagctgATAATAACGAAAACCATGCCGACACCAGACGGCtacctgacccctgaccttttGGGAAACATCACACCATAG
- the LOC128380029 gene encoding coiled-coil domain-containing protein 152-like — MTKFNCVNLDMFMEEFALLEQKITEVNGKNNGLEIMLEDANRLMKFYLTKEKSVTEERDSLLVTVNSLQQTLQEQCNLRVENGRLKNDMTDLKRQSEKTAEDGEAELQRLTSEMRAEEDRHKRELETVQQQCRREVEDAHKERFDQLEAKDAEIKELLKKKEVDLEEMKKKLKEQERERQSELLKLQMEFGAKLARVQSTAQWSQQQQQQQQHGSHLLPQSVFKRKLQYFQEEKNKEIVALRQRVKELEESQRVGGLNDGRLKKRKI, encoded by the exons ATGACAAAGTTCAACTGTGTTAATCTTGACATGTTTATGGAGGAGTTTGCTCTGCTAGAACAG AAAATTACAGAAGTTAATGGCAAAAACAACGGGTTGGAAATCATGCTGGAGGATGCCAACAGACTCATGAAATTCTATCTGACCAAGGAAAAAAGTGTGACTGAGG agagagacagcctTCTTGTCACAGTCAACAGCCTGCAGCAGACTTTGCAGGAGCAGTGCAACCTCAGAG TGGAGAATGGGAGACTAAAGAATGACATGACAGACCTGAAACGACAGAGTGAGAAAACAGCAGAG GACGGAGAGGCTGAGCTTCAGAGACTCACCAGTGAAATGAGAGCAGAAGAAGACAGACACAAGAGGGAGCTAGAGACTGTACAGCAGCAGTGcaggagagaggtggaggacGCCCACAAGGAGAGGTTCGATCAGT TGGAAGCTAAAGATGCTGAAATAAAGGAGCTGCTGAAGAAAAAGGAAGTGGatctggaggagatgaagaagaagctgaAGGAGCAGGAGAGGGAGCGACAGAGCGAGCTCCTGAAGTTACAGATGGAG TTTGGTGCGAAGTTAGCCAGAGTTCAGAGTACAGCTCAGTGgagccaacagcagcagcagcaacaacaacatggATCCCATCTCCTTCCACAGAGTGTCTTTAAGAGG aaGTTGCAGTACTTCCAAGAGGAGAAGAACAAGGAGATTGTGGCTCTGCGTCAGAGAGTCAAAGAGTTGGAAGAGAGCCAGCGTGTCGGCGGGCTCAATGACGGCCGtctgaagaagagaaagatcTAG